Proteins from one Ranitomeya variabilis isolate aRanVar5 chromosome 1, aRanVar5.hap1, whole genome shotgun sequence genomic window:
- the LOC143808968 gene encoding uncharacterized protein LOC143808968, which translates to MDQVVSRRLWAEVAKSLWDGFDSASAKAKGNFMKKLRTRWRSMKDRFNKGIRAAEEQARSGAAASKSVPYKYNRALQFLRPVLTRRQTHSSTLQRAPPCEAELHGSPSDPSQPSHSDSRLAPPSSGEPAAGTSGFPLPEASGAPSFGNSRQRQRASDRSVMPEFLHLSTVFQNGFKALSDKMSSMERRLENLEAELSNPAKHFLSTIAKGMVENLTPELQISVMQDCNNSYVRALQQARVVQSATMSVVPSLASMTPTTAAEPLQPPHPGPSAERRHHSHHSSVPLTPAPARPSSSRSHHSGGADTGKKRKRKSKKKKSKRSRTEALAAQGQTSTRRGSSRSRSSQSQPRTLQRLVLPPPCPAEVAVSSPLYPVEGLDLPSSLLDYRSTSSSSSSSSSASFSSPHSQKETYHSPFVAQVDTP; encoded by the exons atggaccaggtggtgtcgaggcgtttgtgggcagaggtggcaaagtcgctgtgggatggctttgacagtgcctcagcgaaggccaaaggcaacttta tgaaaaagttgaggaccagatggcgatccatgaaggaccgtttcaataaggggatccgtgctgcggaggagcaagctcggagtggtgctgctgcgtccaagtcggtgccctacaaatataacagggcactccagttcctaagaccggtccttacccgccgaca gacacacagcagcaccctccagcgagctcccccctgtgaagcggaacttcatggatcgccatctgacccgtcacagccctcccacagcgacagcaggcttgcaccaccatcatctggagaaccggctgccggtacgtcaggttttcccctgcccgaggcctctggcgcaccttcgttcgggaattcccgacagcgccagcgggcctcggacaggtcagtcatgcctgaatttttgcacttgagcacggtgttccagaacggtttcaaggcgttgagcgataaaatgtccagtatggaacggcgccttgaaaacctggaagccgagctctcaaatccggcaaaacatttcttaagtacaattgctaaaggcatggtggaaaaccttacgccggaactccagatttcggtgatgcaggactgcaacaattcctacgtgagggctctgcagcaggctcgggtcgtgcagtcagcgacaatgtccgtagtgccgtcgctggctagcatgactccgactactgctgcagagccactccagccaccccaccctggtccaagtgccgagcgacgccaccacagtcaccatagcagtgtgccgctgactcctgctcctgccaggccctcatcctcccgcagccatcattctGGGGGAGCCGAtactggaaaaaaaaggaaaaggaagagcaagaaaaaaaaaagcaaaaggtcacgcactgaggctctggctgctcaagGTCAAACAAGTACacgtcggggctctagccgcagcaggagcagccagagccaaccaagaactttgcaaaggctcgtgttgcctcctccctgccctgcagaggtggcggtttcctccccattataccctgtggagggtttagacctgccatccagcctcctggactataggtcaacatcctcctcctcgtcgtcgTCTTCATCAGCCTCattttcctctccccattcccaaaaagaaacataccattccccctttgtggcacaggttgataccccctaa